The sequence below is a genomic window from Corythoichthys intestinalis isolate RoL2023-P3 chromosome 17, ASM3026506v1, whole genome shotgun sequence.
gcgagattgttgaaattactaattaaaaaaaaaaaaaaatgaaacaaatgtgacacacagaatggcttgctaaaatttgcttaaatatattgttctacgtaaatgacgtcagccaaggtcggccccccacatttttaccacaccaagtctggccccctttgcaaaaagtttggacacccctggtgtagagGATTGTTCTATGAATTGTTCGAGAAGCGTGACTGCCCTCATTAGTTTACATGTTAGTCCGGCTCTTTGTAATAGCACTGTTTATCTTTTGTTGTCAAAAATGTTGCTAGCGTTAAAACTCCTGTTAATTGAGATATTATGATATTAAAATAGTTTACACCAACTGGCCAAATGTTTGCAAACCAAATTGGGTCGTAGTTTAGTTTTTCTGACTTTGGGGTTTCAAGCAGGAGGTGCTTTAAAAAGTTACTCGTTCACTAGCTTGTTGCTGCCGAGCAATAACTGGTACTTCACGTTTTGATCCTTTTATCTCAGCTCTTTATATTGTTGCAAAGCAGAACTCGCCAAGGATAGGATTGTTTATCAAGTCAGTTGTCGACCactcattaactcattggctgacacTGACGTTGATCGATGTCcaattgttcatttgctgcccccCTCCCTTTTTTTGTATGAGTTTTTTCCCCCAGGTACTTTGGGTTTCTCatacattccaaaaataatattctaatACAACATAATTTCTTAAGTAATTCAGAGTAGATATATTTTGGAAACAAATTGTTCTTGTTTCTTATCTAGGAGTAAATTTGGCAGTGTTTCGAGGAGAGGATGGGAAGGCCCATGTATTAGATGCCTATTGCCCACACTTAGGTGCCAACCTTGCTGTAGGAGGACGTGTGGTGGGAAGCTGCATTGAATGTCCATTCCATGGATGGCAGTTTCAGGGGGACAGTGGAAAATGTGAGAATATTCCATATGCTGAAAAAGGTATGAACAAATGAGTTGCATGGGCCTAATCGcacttttattcaaataatattattaaaattaacagtaatcttttggtataaattaccttcatgtgaaagatgGTTACCTCTATTGAGTGATTTCGCACAAATAAGGAAGGTCTTTGATATGCGACACTTTCAAATTTGTCGTATCTTATCTTAAGTGCCAGATTTTGCCAAGGTGGACGTCTGGCACAGCTGTGAAGTTAATGGTCAGATCTTGGTTTGGTTTCACTGTGATGGAGAAGAGCCTCAATGGACTGTGCCAGAGCAGGAGGAGATTACCAAAGGAGAGTGGGTCTATCGAGGAAGAACAGAACATTACGTCAATGCTCATATAGAGGTATGTACTTCTGAAGTATAAACTCCATCAAAAGGGGAGAGAGAAATTATGCATAACTCAGTGGTAATGTGACTTTGCAGGAGATTCCTGAAAATGCTGCAGACCTCTCTCACCTGACCTACTTGCACACTCCAGGCATTGTCAGCGGAGTCGATCTGCGctacacaaaaaacaaaacctggCAGTTTGTgcaacatcattggaaagtatgTGTTAGATTTGAAGCCAGGTTTATGTACACctagcttggctaaaaagaacacgcaggaagtcgatgtagcttttgtggaggttgGTAGCTACTCCCCCGGCTGCTGTGATAGCAACCTTATTTATTCGGGGCAAAGAATAGGATGTGAGGGGTCAGGAAAGAGACTTACATGGGGGCCACATGGCCCAGATCAAAGGAAAGGCTAACGAGACAGAGGTCATCCTATCTGGTACCTAACTAAAAGGAAAGCATCAATGGTAATTGTATGCACAACAATTCTAACGCTTCCCCCCTGTTTAACATTTAATGCGTGAGATATCATGCACAGTAATTTCTTTGTAATTTAATACTACAAAGTCATAAGTAAGCATTCAGCAGAAAACAGTAGGTGAGAGTCTTGGAACACTTAGGCATGAGATAACATCCAATTCTAATCAACGTCATCAGAaataacatatactgtataccctTTGCTTTGGAAGCAATTTGAGAGGACTGTAAAATGGTGGTATATGTTAAATATCCCTGaactttatattgaaatggaaggaatcAAGGAGGCAAACGAAATCGACCAAGACCTTCATCAAGAAACCTAGGAAAATACCATCTTCTCTTGAGTGGACCCATCTTTGTTTGGCAGCTGCTGGTCAGTTCTTGTATACAGTTCGTCATGGTCCACCCAGGAACTGCAGAGACGATATTTCTCGATCTCACAGGCCACCAATCAGCTCCGCTAGCCACAGGTGAATCCAGCCAGCTCCGCCACGGCAGTACAGGTTGGATGATGGCTGCTATTGTGGCTGCCGCAGCAACTGTTGCTGTGATGCCAGCCCACATCATTCTCCGAGGCAGGGCTTTCTCAGGTCGTGCTGGTGGATTGTCTGTGGGGATGAGCAGTATTTTGCGGTACCAGTGATCGGACTGACCAGAGGTTTGAAGCAGGTGGTCCGGCGAAGAATGTTGGTAAACACTTCCTTCTGCTTTTATTGAGGAACCCCTGTCTGGATTTCACTGCCTCGATTCCAGTCCATTTCAAACTTCCCTGGCCAATGCTAGCTGCAAATTCAAGAACGGTTTCTGCATAGACCTATACTTTTGCATTGCAATCACATTTGCATGTTTTTCTGAGAACATATTTACTGCTTGAAAAATGCACTAATTAAGACAAATAGCATTCTTTATTCATAattgaaaaattataaataaacccCATTTGCAAAAGTTAAAGTAACATGCGTTTGGAATTTAACTCCTAAAATTTCCCTTAAAGTtgtttaacaaacaaacaaacaaacaaacacaatttCACACAACAAAAACTATACCTACCTCCCgcttgttcttttgctgtacttcAGAAACGCATCAATCCTTGGACGCCAACAAACCAGAAAAATCACCTCACCTCAGTAAAAAACTTGATGATGATGCATCTTGCTGGCTGGCGTCGTCCTGGCTTGAAAGGACCAAGAAAATGTTAGATTTGAAGCTAGGTTTATGTACACCTACcttggctaaaaagaacacGCAGGAAGTCGATGTTGCTTTTGTGGAGGTTGGTAGCTGCTCCCCCAGCTGCTGTGATAGCAACCTTATTTATTCAGGGGCAAAGAATAGGATGTGAGGGGTCAGGAAAGAGACTCTACTGTACATGGCGACCACATGGCCCAGATCAAAGGAAAGACTAACTAGACTGAGGTTATGTGGTACCTAACTATAAGAAAAGCATACATGTTAACTGTATGCACAACAATTCCAACTGTATGTTTActtttatttgctgttattgaTCTTTGTTATTTCACTTCAACCATGTTAGCCTTTCAAGCAATCGTAAACGATGTGTACTTAATTCCAGAGAATATTGTGCCATTATGTTTACATTTGTCAGGCATAATAAGAAATCTGGGAACTCTTTTAAATTGTGAAAATATTTGTAATGTTGCTTGATAGAATGATTTGTGATTTGAATTCTATATGTCTGTACCTTTTTTCTCATTTAAGGCTCAGTGGGCCTCAGAGTCCTCTCCATTCAATCATTGTTCTCAGATGTTGCTGAAGCATTCCTTACATGTGTTTGGAATACATTGGCCTTTGCTTGATCTCCATGTTGTTGCTAGACAGGTATGTTGGAGTTGACAGATGTTCCTCTTTATTAAACCAATAACTTGATAATTCATGTCAATGGACTCCTAtcttcaagggcgtaggtttggtctcaacattggtagggacgatataacagcttgacctacatgtacacttttttgctagggacgggacattattaagaccaaacagaatgggtgaacgagggtcagggctacatttttcatgaatatgaagctaattaattgataggctaaatgatcaattcaacataaatcttaaTGAAGCTGTGTTaatgggaatgtcatgccatgattttctaatattgatccatatacagtataaggcgcatcggattataaggctattggcttttgagaaaattgaaagcttttaggtgcgccttatagtgcggcaaATATGATAACTTAACCCATACATGGAATTACATGTTAGCCTACATTGTTATTCACCACAAGAGTAATACATTGCTTTATTTGGTTGTCTCTTTCATCTTCTTCCCGTTTATTTTCATCTCTATTGTGcatcagtgaaaaaaaaatatctagatCGGGATTAAACTTTTTACCTTGattatgattatctgaaaaaatgtctgcataggctgcaaattataatatttgtaatttgcgtaatatagaaaataaatcaatacaatCTAATACTTAATGAATCAATGCACTAACGGGTATTTGGCTTCATAAGTGGATAGTCACATTTTCAGTAGAAAAAATAGTGGTGTGTCCCcctcctccacaacattgacgtctttctaCATTGCTTacaatggctgctgctggccgaaaaaaacttcgaatatccctcctcttcgatggTTGGCAGCATGTCGTCAACATGTAATTCTGTTGGGGCCGTctgggtgtgagtgtgtgtgtatggggGAGGGGTGAAGTCATCCGCCAATCAAACctgcgtttgagggaaaaaaatggaccagcacattcagtaattgaaaaagggtaaatgtaagtctgagtataatgaaaattattcacttaataatggtcgggtcaattaacatatgggaagacaatctaaattaccaatataactgaactcactatataatgcaaataaggttgcttaaaagttggtggggacaatttgagcatcctgaaaagttggtagtgttatgtccctgccgtccctatgcaaacctacgcccttgctggcTTGTACTGTACCGTAATTTTGATCTCAGGGTCATTTAAATAACCATGCTGACACCTATATGAACTGTCATAcgtaatttattttaaacatatgTATAAATGCTGGCAATCTGTCAACGGTATAGCAAAAAGTTTAGAAACACCTCAAATAACCACATAACTACTAAACAACTGAATGAAGACTAAATGCATATCACTTGTTTCAGGTAGGGCCAGGACTGGTGTTTCTACGTTTTGACCACAGTTTTTTAGGAAGTGGAATGATCATGCAAAGTGTGACACCAGTGGAGCCTCTATTGCAGTGTGTCTCTCACACAATCTTCTATCAGTCAAATATTCCAGCTTTTGTGCCTAAATTTATCTTGAAAGGAGAATCCATCCAGGTAAATCCTATACTTCCACACTATTTACCTTTATTGTTAAACATATGAAACAATACAAAATGAGGATAAACGATAACAACTCGGTTCAGTCGAACTGATGTATAGTTAATTTTCAGACCGCATGCATAACATTTCCTTTTATTCTTCATCAATCAAAAGATTTTGCGAGCTTTTTTCTGCATCACCTTTGTTTGAAACTCTGCCTGCCAGGAACATTCATAACCATAGACggggtttgacttttgtggggggggcaaaacatgttgatgaccccaaaatgcagagTCAACAATAAATTTAActtacaatatactgtacatatatcttGACACTGTTTGTGTTCAGTCCTCAGTGCAAGCTCAGTTCATTTgaagttttgaaagcttaggtttaaagaaattctaaatatcttgcctcctcaggtcaagttatggctaagcaaagcaaagaacCATCTCTAAGATGCTAGTCATATGAtctgcttgaaaaaataattttgaaccattatgaaatactttgtaagattcttgttcatttatttcatttttgttgtttgtgttattggtttataacttttatagacaacatttcaatggttaggtctttattttaaagggggagttcagaatttttatgATTAAGCTTAGTCTTCGaggtagcgggggtttaattagtggaTGGAGTTTATTtctacaaattctgtgcagttcattctgcaggactatttttttttagatgcgtaatgtcACCACGataaagaggagtgcttcggccactcgtgtTCAGTCCGCCAGGGAGTCCCTttcgttcccacaaaaaaaattcagtgaaaaaaaaaaaaaaaagtgaaatcacCTAGACAGGCCTAGAAAGCATGTtctctgcagagctgctggattataaTGTTGCTGTTgatactacaattattgacatgcagtcgtaagttttaataactttatcctaaaaacatagccaacactattgactgAATTAGTCATCGGTGATGCTCATGCgtgctgtgttttggatcattgtcttgttgtagcatccatcctctttttagctttaactgtctgacagacagcctcaggctttcctgcaaaacatcctgataaacctttgaattcattcttccattaatgattaccAATTGTCCAGGCACtggggtagcaaaacagccccaaatcatgatgcaccctccaccatgctccaaagtggggatgaggtgttgatgttggtgagctgttccatttgtcGTCCACACATTCGTCACACACCTGACCTAAaaggtttggtaaaaattggtttcaattgctctatagaccctactcaccaacgtcacagaatgacgtgtcgctgtatccagccgccatattgtccgtcagtgtttatccgtattctcagtggtttcaatttgtcgtgcaatttatagtgcaattcatggaagccctggtgctttcagacgctgtaaactcattggatgcattgcataaaaggcgttatgtggaaaagcttcagtctatccattcgccagatccatatttgatgcctaaattgatatttttcgacccgctgtcttcgccctctctgcctgacatctgctactgatatctacaactatcttgtccacacaaaatcagcctattctcacgaaagtttgaaaaactttaaaagcagcactctaagcaacattaccccatgtgaccttttacttccaattttataaaatggcgacaatcaataaaaaaaaaaaagttgactgcgatggccgacgcttcaaggataggtggatattggactatttcttcaataaaacacgcaacaacactgtctgcctcatttgcaaagagacagtcgctgttttcaaagagttcgatgtgacgcaatattactaaacaagacacgctgacatgtacgacaacattacaggcgagaaattatagcaacttgaagctagtttaatttcacagcagcagtatttcgcaagagcccgagtgtcgaaagagaacaacggcacaaagacgagattgttgaaattatgaatttaaaaaaattataaagcaaatgtgacagacagaagggcttgctaaaatttgtttaaatatattgttctatgtaaatcagccaaggtagccccccgcatttttaccacaccaaatctggccccctttgcaaaaggtttggacacacctgtttaactgatgatccgtagacgaggccagcttctttcacttggtaccagcaaaatattattcaaaaaataatgatggtggaagaaataagcatcttgaatttgaaactgtatgttgtcggcgattagcctcgcaatgatcttaattgtggttgtcagcccaaaaccctcttaatatatattaaatacatcttaccagatataaaatgactactacataatttgtggtaatcgtttggagcccagttttctcgtcgaattgcagcagtccatctcgctctcctctctgggtctctcggaatacggtagaacttcaagtctctccgtctatcttctctgttattgcaaccaaccgccacacacgccttcaccattttgattattaatgtaaacgagcagaaaaacacgccataataggaggaatttacgtagtggtaatgcgtcaacacgacaagttgacggacaatatggcgcggaggcgtggttgtgacgtcatgtgagtagggtcaataagtctccataggcagaggattcacttatttattttcccccttcattgtttgcatgctatcctaattcaaatatgaaaacctataaatgtttgagtggttttagttaaagcagacactgcatttttatctgtgtgatttagttaaaacagacgctatttttatctgtgtgagtttgacaaagatcagatcacatggcggtgattttatgcagaattgtgaaaaattccaaaaggttcagaaactTTTTCTTCCCACtgtaacagtgttgttaatcttactttaaaaaagtaattaattgtagttacaaattacgtctcccaaaaagtaactgtgttagtaactcagttacctgaatgtaagagtaattagttacttggcaaagtaactgttaaaaattttcatgttttgttttgtttttttcctcaaagaaaaaaaaaaagaaaggaaaagaaaaacataggtcacactatgtgaagttttaaaagtttttggTGGCCATTGGCGCTAGCCCaaatctttaccctaatttaccctttaccctgaatcaaccgttaaaagttgttaaaattgctcccatcattgcattagttcccttctgtctactttagacatgtgaaagttttaaaactgtttcatcatttaaagatagattcaagtcaagattttgccgatgtagaagtattttagataaaaagttgcttaggttcgctaggaaggttctctacaacagagccttcctaagaagtctactgctttaagatggcggctgtttactaacacatctagAGCAGTGTATGTCATTTAGCAtttagtaatatatatatatatatatatatatatatatatatatatatatatatatatatatatatgtatatatatatatatgtatatatatatatatatatatatatatatatatatgtatatatatatatattaggcctgtcaatAATAACtcgttaacgaccatgattaatctggaaatattaacgcattaaaaaaaaacaaaaaacaaaacgcaatttaccgctcacactaaATTTGTCCACAACTGCCTCCCGTGGTCCCACACGCTGATGTTTATGCAGTGTTTATGCAGTGGCTGGCTGCATTATTTCCTgcaatgcaggacaaaatgcagccagccacgatgagtgaggatgatgaccaaattctgttttaaaaagctgcctaatggaaatctggacaaaaccaaagttgtgtgcacatactgatgtaatgaactgtccttcgatcgaagctcaaccaccttcgggcaaagcatatcttcgctagcgttagcaatgacgctaacactgcgggaacaagccgcagtcatcaagctactagtgacgagatttgtcgttcacttgagcaaacgaatccattccggttcgttcagtaaaaagattcgttcaaacaaatcgttcaacgaatcgttcgcccccctcatctccctccctgcccaaacgaatcgttcggttactgaacgggaagtgacgttgccgaacgaatcaccaaagaccgcttcgcagtataactgaacgggaagtgacattgcttggtccctccctctcttccacattgaccactcgtcgtagtttcagaaatgagtgacaggcggtatcattctgctttcacagacagcctcgtctccctcctgctgctgcaaaagcgagggagaacttccgcgtcgtctgtcctagttctatgggctcaaagtcatggctcgtgcttgcatttcgatttaggacacggttaaacattttccttttgtgaggggagtagagggcgggggcgcacggactttctttagcaggttcttgatcacacatacaatcacatatacagcatgtttgctgtcacgaaaataaaaatacatcgaaagtttaatttctgaatatggaacgaccaacacatcatatttacatctcgctctgttgtatttttgttttttagtattaagatgatcgtgttgaatttttgcactggtattaataaataaaataatccggtcagctcccctgtcgtccccgcatctcagatcgtcaaatgctgacgagaaataattgttagctctttacgatgtcgcctttctactctcattagtctgttaagaaaaatgtagacatattgcgacatctcccgtgtctgcgtgcgttgttttgggcgcttgagtagcacatgatggacggattgacataatttgtcaaaccaaccaacacccgacacgctgacacgaaaaaaaaaataaaacactcgggaaaaaattgacatgtatatacagtttcattgcaaatcagtattatggtgatcatactaaatatttttttctgtgcacatatgaggtaaatatcgctgccatgaagcctccatatagtgacagttctctgcccgcttcactgccgtcacgcgaccgcagctcagcttttgcttgcctcgtagctacccgtgttttaaattactgtaaatttgatagtatgtcgtcataggcagtcacgagtttgttgagaaaagtactactctaaacaatgctcgctagatttgtgtggtgtttttgtctgtttgagcagcatttgataggctccacgttaacaaatatgtgacaaagtcatttcctttcattttctgattcattcaccgcatagtcattactggaaaatcaagttagcagcaagctaggtcaggaaccggaggaccgagtcactgaacgggaagtgacaaaactcagtcttgcccccctgcctgcacgctggctgcttattggccacacgtggacgtgagtgacaaacgccctgattctgtttccggtccctcccctgcccgcgatgaggctggcgtctgattggtcgtgtgcgatgtcagaagacgctgccgcttgctcaacgccctcccacgcagcgaacaagcaccaccttcatagaacgaatcagtgcagatgatgattagttcggtctcgttcaccaaaacaattcgttcaaaaagaacgaatcgttcgcgaccgatacaacactacaagCTACAATGGCAGATTGCGGACTCGGACTTGCcaacaaaaaagacaacaattaggttgactactgctatcgctacatgggtagcgagagactgtagagtgtaggcccattaacatagtcgaagacgagggccttgaaaattaaatgacaacaaacaacaacaacaacaatcaaTGACAAACCACTAGACAGGTACAAGGCAGTGCCAGCATGGACTCATGTCCACTATAATGGTGGTCTGCGTACAATGGTGCCCACAGTAAACTGCCCCACTTTGCATaaaaagtatctggtcacacctgccacaaccgttccttgcgagagactgctttctttgacagggcacattgttcaaaagCAAAGGTCTGCTGtgttatctgaaaatgtcaacaagctagtttgcctgagcacttggttaaaaaaaaaaaaaaatagtatggctaacttaagcagtgtttctaaacacctttacacaGTTCAGTGTAATGcttttcagttaagtgtgtgaaaattgacaatttttaaaaaatatatctcacacagctttcaggccatttagtgtaaaactgcaaatgctgcatttatttgtgaaatgttcaatttaacagacaagttgtttacacattttttgaaacactagctattgttactgtattgtgcttgtctaCTCTTTAAATTTGcagttatttttgggtaatatgccaacgggacttgagccacattgttagtctgaggcactttaatctgttaaaactctttgctgtataatacagacaaattttttatttttttaatttttttttttttttttatacgagctgagttgttaaataaaattttaaaaatctatttggttaagtattaattcattcacacatcatgCTTTTcatcttgaaacaaattttaaatcaaTTGTAGTATTttccgagattttttttttgctgaagagcaactttgttcatcccgagggaaatgtgattaattatgattaatcacacagttgacataggattaactagattaaattttttaatcgtttgacagcactaataatgtgggcgtagtttgtaggctatcggctacaacagatATTATTGGAGCTATCTCGCATTGCGTTTGcttggcgtcacaactttcatgCCTCCTtcacactcctgctctgctctgtcgtctcagtgagtccgtctccctcagacttttctcgcatcattcaaccaatataataacgcatagtaacgcacgcctttccgtcctcagtgacagtaacggcgttgccaagatgagaaaagtaattaattagattactcactactgaaaaaaaataacaccgttagtaacgccgttatattgtaatgcCGTTATCAACAACACTGCACTATAACTAATAaaatgcacagaatttgttgaaatccactccaccgactaattaaacttccgctaactccaagattaagccttatgtcaaaaattcagaactaccctttaaattcatttataggaaagtcaattacatgcaattacaTTTTTCAGCCAATGGAGGGCACTGCTTCCCCTCAGTCTCCGCCTATGTTCAACACATCTGGTTAGCTGAGATGTGTTAATCGGAGTGTAAAAttgattttaataaataaatataaagtaaTATTta
It includes:
- the zgc:92275 gene encoding cholesterol 7-desaturase nvd isoform X3 → MSKHQISRALGLAGLALCAILFMKTGEPQGQLMGIDVSTWRDAVLQVAPVRVDIFIISCVFLLIVTSSYKLLFSPLELLKSSEDVGYIADDGRSKARAANEVRRRKKTGDLPPIYPNGWFRVLDSHMLKIGEVRDVTVVGVNLAVFRGEDGKAHVLDAYCPHLGANLAVGGRVVGSCIECPFHGWQFQGDSGKCENIPYAEKVPDFAKVDVWHSCEVNGQILVWFHCDGEEPQWTVPEQEEITKGEWVYRGRTEHYVNAHIEEIPENAADLSHLTYLHTPGIVSGVDLRYTKNKTWQFVQHHWKAQWASESSPFNHCSQMLLKHSLHVFGIHWPLLDLHVVARQVGPGLVFLRFDHSFLGSGMIMQSVTPVEPLLQCVSHTIFYQSNIPAFVPKFILKGESIQFERDVMIWNNKTYISKPLLVKEDSTIRKHRRWYSQFYSENSPRFQYQRDTLEF
- the zgc:92275 gene encoding cholesterol 7-desaturase nvd isoform X2, which gives rise to MHEEELFGVKEDNKQRLGLQSPDVNDDLCPERQETELTLIKVEVEDKDTPHIKEEVDTSSVKEEEEPLPFYNKEEELMLSDIKEEEMEEIVTKLVDEDCPSEESSSSSQHITTEGEKDHCKDSQEDGLLAPISDDNDAESHSPHTDDDEEQSEGVNLAVFRGEDGKAHVLDAYCPHLGANLAVGGRVVGSCIECPFHGWQFQGDSGKCENIPYAEKVPDFAKVDVWHSCEVNGQILVWFHCDGEEPQWTVPEQEEITKGEWVYRGRTEHYVNAHIEEIPENAADLSHLTYLHTPGIVSGVDLRYTKNKTWQFVQHHWKAQWASESSPFNHCSQMLLKHSLHVFGIHWPLLDLHVVARQVGPGLVFLRFDHSFLGSGMIMQSVTPVEPLLQCVSHTIFYQSNIPAFVPKFILKGESIQFERDVMIWNNKTYISKPLLVKEDSTIRKHRRWYSQFYSENSPRFQYQRDTLEF